The Sphingorhabdus sp. Alg231-15 genome has a segment encoding these proteins:
- a CDS encoding sigma 54-interacting transcriptional regulator encodes MIDANLDTLLASKLIGNSPKMQQLRMLVKFAGRCNSSIMITGPSGSGKEVVADAIHHISERAAAPNITVNCGALPEQLIESELFGHEKGSFTGAVNKHVGLFEQSNGGTIFLDEIGDMPLNMQVKLLRVLESRIVNRVGGNQNIPIDVRVIAATHKNLGTGIRGGSFREDLFYRLCVVPIEVPALNERSEDIPALVEHFLNNLPATDARPIFTAEAYAALQNYNWPGNVRELRNVVERATVFFAGAPVHAQDVATLVQSDLVPATPVDDIAQPPAFQVPPLEQQRHFSSDVAPTSGPSSFAAALETATREQQPGGINDLNAHLQNEERRIIAQALEASHGVVSKAARSINIKRTTFIDKMRKYNIDKSTNDNAMLTPAFGLA; translated from the coding sequence ATGATTGACGCAAATTTAGACACGCTTCTTGCATCGAAGCTGATCGGCAACAGTCCAAAAATGCAGCAGTTGCGTATGCTGGTGAAATTCGCCGGACGCTGCAACAGCTCGATCATGATCACTGGTCCTTCCGGTAGCGGTAAGGAAGTTGTCGCGGACGCCATCCACCATATTTCAGAACGTGCCGCAGCCCCTAATATTACCGTAAATTGCGGCGCCCTGCCTGAACAACTGATCGAGTCCGAGCTTTTCGGGCACGAAAAAGGCAGCTTTACCGGAGCTGTGAACAAGCATGTCGGTTTGTTCGAGCAGTCCAATGGCGGCACCATTTTCCTCGACGAGATTGGTGACATGCCGCTCAACATGCAGGTCAAGTTGCTGCGTGTCCTGGAATCTCGCATTGTTAATCGCGTTGGTGGCAATCAGAATATCCCGATTGATGTCCGCGTGATCGCGGCGACCCACAAGAATCTCGGAACAGGTATCCGCGGCGGCTCTTTCCGCGAAGATCTGTTCTACCGGCTATGTGTGGTACCGATTGAAGTCCCTGCTCTTAACGAGCGCAGCGAAGATATACCGGCGCTGGTTGAGCATTTCCTGAACAATCTGCCTGCCACAGATGCCCGCCCGATTTTCACGGCAGAGGCTTATGCCGCGCTGCAAAACTATAACTGGCCAGGCAATGTGCGCGAACTGCGCAATGTCGTGGAGCGTGCAACGGTATTCTTTGCCGGTGCGCCTGTTCATGCGCAGGATGTGGCAACTCTGGTTCAATCCGATCTGGTTCCTGCCACTCCCGTGGATGACATTGCGCAACCACCGGCCTTCCAGGTACCCCCATTGGAGCAGCAACGTCATTTCTCGTCAGATGTTGCCCCTACCAGCGGCCCTTCCTCTTTTGCCGCAGCGCTCGAGACGGCAACACGGGAGCAGCAGCCTGGAGGCATTAACGACCTGAACGCCCATCTTCAAAACGAAGAACGGCGGATCATTGCACAGGCGCTTGAAGCTTCTCACGGCGTGGTGTCAAAGGCAGCTCGCTCGATCAACATCAAGCGAACGACCTTTATCGACAAGATGCGCAAATATAATATCGATAAATCGACCAACGATAATGCCATGCTGACGCCCG
- a CDS encoding MarR family winged helix-turn-helix transcriptional regulator has translation MDEVSAEIAAVKSALEQATEKLTVLQDGLFAIANDTQSSETPSNFIGLTNAELIQRAEELLRWSRFKANTLGLNSGLFADSCWNMCLDVYICDLKEEKITVSSIAHSSGIPMTTAMRYINVMAEDGLLEKSPNPMDNRMVFIATTASGKDKISAILSELG, from the coding sequence ATGGATGAGGTCAGCGCTGAAATTGCAGCGGTCAAGTCGGCATTAGAACAGGCCACTGAAAAACTGACTGTCTTGCAAGACGGCCTGTTTGCGATAGCAAACGATACCCAAAGCTCTGAAACACCATCAAATTTCATTGGACTTACCAATGCCGAACTGATCCAGCGCGCAGAAGAGCTGTTGCGATGGAGTCGCTTCAAAGCCAATACGCTCGGGCTCAATTCCGGCCTGTTTGCTGATTCATGCTGGAATATGTGCCTCGACGTTTATATTTGCGACCTTAAAGAAGAAAAAATCACCGTCTCATCGATTGCCCATAGTTCGGGTATCCCGATGACTACGGCGATGCGCTATATTAACGTGATGGCCGAAGATGGGCTGTTGGAGAAGTCCCCCAACCCGATGGACAATCGTATGGTCTTCATCGCGACCACCGCCTCGGGCAAAGACAAGATCTCAGCGATATTGAGTGAACTGGGCTAA
- a CDS encoding Crp/Fnr family transcriptional regulator: protein MEFDFNTALLIHVGALFYIVAFLIRDELKLRLLVLAGSAFYLLYYYVFPESPLWDAILTTIVLALANLTILFRIVMERSMLALSDEEKQLFAAFEGFTPGQFRQLLKIARWRTAESATELTTENQPLSNLYYIFDGPVHAKKGNHAFTLSAGNFIGEIAFVLTGPPTADVTAPPETRYVEWDSAAIRQLMAKSPTFQNAMMALLSRDLADKLATSVQPDSVIA from the coding sequence ATGGAATTTGATTTTAACACCGCTTTGCTGATCCATGTCGGAGCCCTGTTCTACATTGTCGCTTTTCTTATTCGCGATGAATTGAAGCTGCGGCTATTGGTGCTCGCGGGCTCGGCTTTCTATCTGCTATATTATTACGTATTTCCGGAATCGCCGCTCTGGGACGCAATTCTGACCACCATCGTCCTGGCTCTAGCCAATCTCACTATCCTGTTTCGCATTGTCATGGAACGCTCAATGCTGGCTTTGAGTGATGAAGAAAAACAGCTATTTGCAGCCTTTGAAGGCTTCACGCCCGGACAATTTCGTCAGCTGCTCAAGATCGCGCGATGGCGCACCGCAGAATCCGCGACTGAATTGACAACAGAAAATCAGCCTCTGTCCAATCTATATTACATCTTTGACGGCCCGGTTCATGCAAAAAAGGGAAACCACGCGTTCACATTGAGCGCTGGCAATTTTATCGGAGAGATTGCCTTTGTTCTAACCGGACCGCCAACCGCCGACGTCACCGCACCGCCAGAAACCCGATATGTCGAATGGGATAGCGCAGCCATACGGCAGCTGATGGCGAAATCACCCACGTTTCAAAATGCGATGATGGCGCTGCTCAGTCGTGATCTTGCCGACAAGCTCGCGACTAGCGTTCAACCCGATTCTGTCATTGCCTAA
- a CDS encoding BCCT family transporter, which produces MPSAHIILTTAIVFTLLTSVVLIFWFRKTVLTGEQPTSLMAFIAILFTSGLDVGLILFPLTEFPVYEAEAVYGFTNPLAIEFGFWGFLVWGFYFLTTFYFCVVEPRLRLFEIGWVKFINNLVIIATCAFTGFLFFSYLPDYIPDIPSVARYALVAVVVLAAVLSSTDIRWVVWLSLGSFMLFLVLIAVMLLHSDMGIVEFVQSGQYLGGYFRHLHRFVSPLTDYHAFYLFWWFAWSIMIGQFVARFVGGLRPWQLLTALLVLPSIPIALWFSILFYIHSEQILLSGLLRSAMVVVGIVFVINSLDSLTRLYSENLNLTVERLGRWTYVALHWGLLFGLILLYQFTPLKIEWIGMVVILLYACIYALIFQRRRQLAATQF; this is translated from the coding sequence ATGCCCAGCGCGCATATAATATTGACGACAGCCATAGTGTTTACACTGCTGACGTCGGTCGTCCTGATCTTCTGGTTTCGCAAGACAGTGCTGACCGGGGAGCAGCCGACAAGCTTGATGGCTTTTATCGCCATTTTGTTCACCTCGGGTCTGGATGTGGGCCTGATCCTGTTTCCTTTGACCGAATTTCCGGTTTATGAAGCGGAGGCGGTTTACGGATTTACCAATCCTCTCGCGATTGAGTTTGGATTTTGGGGCTTTCTGGTCTGGGGGTTCTATTTTCTAACGACATTCTATTTTTGCGTTGTGGAGCCCCGGCTAAGACTGTTCGAAATCGGCTGGGTCAAGTTCATCAACAATCTGGTGATCATCGCGACCTGCGCCTTTACCGGCTTTCTGTTTTTCAGTTACCTTCCTGACTATATCCCCGATATCCCATCGGTTGCGCGCTATGCTCTGGTGGCTGTTGTCGTGCTTGCTGCGGTTCTGTCCAGCACCGATATCCGCTGGGTTGTCTGGCTGAGTCTGGGGTCATTCATGCTGTTCCTCGTCCTGATTGCGGTGATGTTGCTGCATAGCGATATGGGCATTGTCGAATTTGTACAAAGCGGTCAGTATCTTGGCGGCTATTTCCGCCATTTGCATAGATTTGTCAGTCCGTTGACTGACTATCATGCCTTCTATCTTTTCTGGTGGTTTGCGTGGAGCATCATGATTGGCCAGTTTGTTGCACGATTTGTTGGCGGCTTGCGGCCCTGGCAGTTGCTAACGGCTTTGCTCGTCCTTCCATCTATTCCGATCGCTCTGTGGTTCTCAATCCTGTTCTACATCCATAGCGAGCAGATCCTGTTGTCTGGTCTCTTGCGATCCGCAATGGTTGTGGTCGGGATTGTCTTTGTGATCAATTCGCTGGACTCTCTGACCCGCCTTTATTCCGAAAATCTCAATCTGACGGTCGAGCGGCTTGGGCGCTGGACTTATGTCGCGTTGCACTGGGGTCTGCTCTTCGGATTGATCCTGCTATACCAGTTCACACCACTGAAAATCGAATGGATCGGTATGGTGGTCATTCTGCTCTACGCCTGTATATACGCGCTGATTTTTCAGCGTCGGCGTCAGCTCGCCGCGACACAGTTTTAG